The region CGGCATAGGTAAGCACGACCGCCATCTGCAGGAAGACGCGGAAGAAATCGCGGATATGATCGGCCTGGTGTTCGGCGAAGCTCTCGGCGCAGTCACCGCCCTGGAGCAGAAAACCGTTTCCGCTGGCGACATCGGCCAGCTGCGCTTTCAGCTTGCGTGCTTCACCTGCAAAAACCAGCGGCGGATAGGTCGACAGGCGCTGTTCAACATCCGCCACTGCCTGTTCATCCGGGTATTCCGGCACCTGCGAGATCGGCTTCGATCTCCAGCTGTCCGGGCTCCACTTGTCCGCCATGCTTCCTACTCCTCACTGGGCTCCGCAGGTAAATTTCATTACGCCTGCTGCCCCCGTCCGCGACCTTTTCGTTCGTTTCGCCATGCTCAAACAGAGCAAACGTGCGGCCTTATACACCCCAAGCGCCGCCAAAGCCACAGGACAATATGCCAAATATACACCCGATTCCGGATTGGATTTACCTGTGTCTTGCCAGGCGACAAAACCCCGGCTTGAGCCTGATCATGGCGCGTGCTGTTCTGGCAGGCGATCTTGTCCATCAATGCAACAGGATACCCAAACCGGTGCCGAGACTGGAACACAGTCATAACCCCGACGATATCGCCTCACGGCTGGCCACCCCGCCAGGTGCCAGCTACCTGAAGGACTGGATCTATGGCGGCATCGACGGGGCCGTTACCACCTTTGCCATCGTTGCCGGCTCGACCGGCGCCGATCTGTCCGCCAAGGTGATCCTGATCCTCGGGATCGCCAATCTGCTTGCCGACGGCTTCTCCATGGCGGCGGCCAACTACAGCGGCTCGAAATCGGAAAACGAAGCCTATGCCCGTCTCAGGGCGATCGAGGAAAATCACATCGCCCTTGCCCCGGAAGGCGAGCGGGAAGAGGTCCGGCAGATATTCAGGAACAAGGGCTTTCGGGGCGAAGACCTGGAGACCGTGGTTCAGTTGCTCACCTCCAAAAAGGAGACGTGGATCGAGACAATGATGCAGGCAGAATACGGCATGTCCGACGGCGGCCGAAAGCCACTGAAAGCAGCCCTCCACACGTTCGCGGCATTCGTCGCATGCGGCTCGGTCCCGCTGCTGCCCTTCGTCCTGGCCTTCCAGGCAAGCGCGACCACGGCGAGTGCACTCACTGCCGTCGCCTTTTTCGCGATCGGTTCATTCCGCTCGCGCTGGTCTCAAAGACACTGGCTGTCTTGCGGCATCGAGACGACCGCCATCGGCATGCTGGCGGCCGGCATCGCCTATCTGGCCGGACACGGACTGCAGTCGCTACTGGGTTAGCTCGCGCGTTTCCAGATAACTGACGCCAAGCGTCTTCAGTTTCCGGTCGATCAGGTCCTGCAGCGGCGGGTCGAGGATGATCTTTCTCGGGTAATGCGGATTGGCGCGGTCGTTGAGGATCGGCACGTGCCAGCCGTCGGTGGTCGCGATGAAATGGTCGATACCTTCCTCGCCCCAGAAGCGGAAAAACCCTGCAAGCACGCAATCCAGGTAACTCTGCAAGATCGGATATGCATCGGTTCCCCAGCGCTGATGTTCCGGAGCGGCCCTGAACAGAAACATGTCCTCCGGTCCGGGCGACTTGCGGGCGTCGCATCGAAAGCAGGAGCCGATTGCCTCCACCCTGTGATAGCGCTGCTCCCGCAGCTCCAGGGCCTTCAGCCCGGCGCGCGGCTCACGCGCCATCACACCCAGGATTTCGGTTTCCGCATCTTCCCGGACGGTGAGCGCGCAGCGGCCCTGGCCGTCCTCCCCTTCCCCGCAGACCCGCCATTCGCGTACCCAGCCGCGCAGCCTCCCGGGCGTGACTTCCATGGCGGCGGGGATCGTGTCACTATTGACGAGGGAACCGTAGCCAAAATATGTGATCGTCATGTGCCGCTTATCCTGATTCCGCAAAGTCGGATCCAACACCAGATATCAGTTCAGGGGTTGCCATGATCGTTTCCTCCCTCTCCCAACAGGACGTCGAGCATTTAAGGGAGGAGACTCCCGGTGTAGGACAGGTGATCCATTTTAACAATGCCGGCACGGGCCTCGCCCCGTCCCCGGTCCTCGACGCAGTCAAGCGGCATCTGGACCTGGAAGCCCGCATTGGAGGCTATGAGGCCGCTGATGCCGCCGGCGCGGAACTCGATGCCTTTTATACCGGCCTTGCCGCGCTGATCGGCAGCAAGCCCCACGAAATAGCTTATGTCGAGAACGCGACCCGCGCCTGGGACATGGCCTTTTACGGCATCGACTTCAAGGAAGGCGACCGGATCGTCACCGGCCGGGCGGAGTATGTCTCCAATTATGTCGCCTTTCTGCAGATGAAGCGCCGCAAGGGCATCGAGATCGACATCGTCGAGGACGATGAAAGCGGGCAGATCGACCTGAAGGGCGTGAAAGCGGCGATCACCGCGAAAACCCGGCTGATTGCGCTGACGCATGTCCCGACCTTCTCTGGCCTGATCAATCCGGCTGAAGAAGTGGGCGAAATCGCACGCTCGGCCAAGCTTCTCTACCTGCTGGACGCCTGCCAGTCGGCCGGACAAATTCCGCTCAATATCGGCGACATCGGCTGCCACATGCTGTCGGGAACGGGCCGCAAGTATCTGCGCGGGCCGCGCGGAACCGGTTTCCTCTATGTCAGCGACGACGTGCTGGATCAGCTCGATCCACCCTTCGTCGACCTGCAGGCCGCGAACTGGATCGACGAGACCTCCTACGAACTCGTTCCCCATGCCCGGCGCTTCGAGACCTGGGAACGCTATGTCGCGGGTCAGATCGGCCTCGGAGTTGCGGTCGGCTACGCGATCGGCTTCGGCATGGAGCGGATCGGCGACAGGATCTGCTCCCTCGGTGCGCACCTGCGATCGGAGCTCTCCGGGCTTGCCGGGATTTCCCTGCACGACAAGGGCAAGCGCAAGGGCGGTATCGTAACCTTCACGCTTGACGGCGAGACGCCGGAAAAGACAAAGGCACGCCTGTCCGCCTCGGGCATCAACGTCTCGGTCAGCGGCGCCGGCTCAGCCAGGATCGACCTCCCCCACCGCGGACTTGATGCCGTGGTCCGCGCTTCGCTCCATGCCTTCAATACCGAGGCCGAAATAGAAGAGTTCGTTAAGGCTATCGGTAGTTTTCGCTAGCCCGACCCGCGCGCGATACCGGTTGAGCACCTGGTGTTAAACCTCATCGGCTATAGACCGCCCATCTTTGCGGGAAAGGCGGATCTGCTTGATCAGGAAGAAAGTCGATAAGCAAGGGGTGCAAGGTCCGGACCTGTTCCAGCCGTCGGGCGGACGCAGCATCAAGGTCTGGATTTACGGCTTTGCCGCCCTTCTGATTGTCCTTTCGACCGCATCCCTTGCCTTCATCGCCCATTATGCCTGGCGTGAAGCCGACCGGAGGGCGCTTGAAAGCGAACAGCTGCGCATGAGCAACGCCCTGCACGACTATCACCGGCAAATCGCGCGCGACCAGATTGCGCTGGCGCAGTGGGACGAGACCTTCAAGGCCCTCCAACCGCCAATCGATCGGCATTTCGTGGAGTTCGAACTCGCAAGGGACCTTTGGGAAGATTTCGACCTCGCCCGGACGTTCATCGTCGACGGGAACGGCTCCCTCATCGCTCAGGCCTTTGAAGACGAGATCCGCTTCGACGCCCAGCAACTCGCGCCCGGCAACGAGATCCGCAGGCTTGCGGAAGAGACGCTGGCCGCATTCAAAAGGCGGCAGACGCGCTCCAGCTCGGTTTTCTCCGAATGGCATATGCCGCAGTCCGCCCTTCTGGATATCGGCGCCTCCGCCTTTGCCGTCGTCGACGGTACGCCGGCCCTCTTGAGCGCCATGCCCGTGTTGCCCGACGAGGGGACCGTCGAGCTGCACGCGGACTATCCGGCGATCCTGGTGAATGCCGTCTACCTGGACGAGGACTGGATCGCAGAACTGAACGAGCAGCTTTCGTTCCGCGAGCTCGGATTCTATCCAGGGCCGCCCGAGCGGAGGCATCCCACGAACTACCTCATCCGCGCAGACGACGGAAAGATATTCGGCTACTTGCGCTGGGACCATGCGAAACCGGGACGGGAGATCTGGGTAACCGCCCTGCCCCTGATCATACTGCTGGTATCCCTCATTGCCGTCGTCGCCTTCGCGCTTGCCAGCAAGATCAGCCGCCTGTCCGCTTCGCTTGAAGAAAGCGAGCGCAAGAACCACCATTTTGCGCGCCACGATGCGCTGACGGGCCTGCCCAACCGCCACCACTTTTCCGATTGCCTTGCCTATTCCCTGGACTGCCTTCCGGAACAGGAATTTGCGATTCTCGCCTGTGACCTGGACCGGTTCAAACCGGTGAATGACACCCATGGCCATGAAGCCGGCGACACGGTGATTTGCAGCGTGGCGCAAAGGTTGCGGCTGCTCGTCGGCAAACACGGCATCGTCAGCAGGATCGGCGGCGACGAGTTCATCATTCTCCTCACCGGACAAACCGGCAGGGACCATCTGGCATCGCTTGCGGAGCAGATCGGCGAAACCGTTGCCGGCCCGATCGAGATCGGCAGCGGCCAGGTTGTCGAAATCGGCGTCAGCATCGGCATCGCCATCGCGCCCGACTGCGGCTCAACGGAAAAGGAACTGATCCGAATGGCCGACCTCGCCCTCTACAAGGCCAAGGACAATGGCCGCAACGGATTCGAATTTGCCGGCCCCCAGTTGCTGCAGGCGGCAACACCGAACAGAGAACACAAGCTGCATGAGAGCGAACCGGAACAACCCCGGCTTGAATCGACCCTGTAACTATTCGCACGGGGAAGTATCTTATTCACAAAACATTAGAACAATATGTTTCAATCACTTAGACAAATGCCTGTTCTTATCCCTAATATCAACATTCGCCCGAACCTCCATCAGCGCCGGATTTCTTCGTTGCAGCATCTGTGCGGGATCGCATCTTGACCGAATTCACGCGACGATACCTCGATCAATCCGAGAAGCGCCCCCGGCAGCACATCTCGCGGCTCGCCTTCCTTCTTGCAGGCATGCTCATTGCGCTCACGGCGGCATCGCTGACATTCGTCGGCTTTGTAGCGTCCCGGGCCTCAACGGAACAGGCGATTGCCAACGAGCAGCGGCTGTTCAGCAATACGCTCACCGATCGCGTGCGCGCGCTGGTGCGCGAGCAGCTCATCGTCACGTATTCAGACGAGTCTGTGAAAAACCTGGTTCGCGACTTCGACGCGGATTACGCCCGCAAGACTTTCGACACGCTCTGGACCAACTACCGGTACAGCAAGGTCATGCTGATCTCCGGCAGCGGCAATATTCTGGCGGAATCCTTCGAAAATTACACGCATATCGTCAAGCGCCCGATCAGTGAGACGCCCGGGCTGGAAGCGGTGTTCCAGGACCTCAAGAAGACATACGAGAAGAACCGGGTCCGCGTGCCGGGAGGCTTCGGCCACCGGTCACTGCGGGGTCTCGATCCCGGCGAATATGCCTCCATGGGTTTCGTCCGGATAGACGGCAGGCCCGCGTTGTTCGGCGCAATGCCGGTCATTCCCGACGAATACCAGACAACGCTCCCGGACGGACCGCCCACAGTCCTGCTGACGGCTCAGTATATCGACGGGCCTCTCCTGAACCAGCTGAACGCTCAGTTGAAATTCGCATCCTTCACCTTCGTTCCAGATGATGTTCCGGCGGAAACCGGTTCCTTGCACCCCGTCACCAACCAGAATGGCGAGCCTTTGGGCGCCTTCAAGTGGGACAGCCGGTCCGTCGAGAGATCCATCTGGCCGACGATCATCCCGGTGATCGTCGTCCTGAGCATCGCACTGGCACTGCTTGCCATCGGCATCGCCTGGCGCATCGGACAGCTGACCTCGTCGCTGCAGGCAAGCGAACAGCAAAACCGTTATCTTGCGCTCCATGACACCCTGACGGGCCTGGCAAACCGGCTGCAGTTCAATCAGGTACTGGAAAAGTCGGTGAAGGCACTGCCGGAGAAGCCGTTCGCCGTCCTTCACTGCGATCTCGACCAGTTCAAGGCCGTGAACGACACGTTTGGACATGCGGCCGGCGATCTTGTCATCAGGACCATGGGCGCACGCCTTACGAAAATCATCGGCGATCACGGGCTTGTCTGCCGCGTCGGCGGCGACGAATTCATGGCCATCTATTACGGCCCCCGGTCCGGTTTGCGCGATCTCAGCAAGGCGCTGGTGGAAAACGGCAGGATTCCCATCGAGATCGAAGACGAGGGCACGGCCCACGTGGGGCTCAGTGTCGGGATCTGCATCGCGCCTGATGACGGCACGACAGCCGATGTCCTGGTGGCCCGGTCAGATGCGGCGCTATATCAATCCAAAAACCAGGGCCGCGACCGGTGTTCGTTTTTTTCGGATTTCTTTGATCCCGACACGGATCCCGGGCAGTCGCCCTATTCCCTGCAAGACCCGCCGGAACAGCTCCCGGCGCGTTCGGACGCCTGATTTCGAGATCTTGCGGAGCTTTTGCGACACCCCTGCAAGCGTGCGCTTCGCCGGACGCAGTCCGGCGAAGCAAGGCAACAACAGTGATTAGCCGCGCAGACGCTCGGTCGGTTCGCGCATGGTCACCAGTTCTTCGGCAGCAGTCGGATGCACGGCGATGGTGCGGTCGAAATCCGCCTTGGTCGCGCCCATCTGCAGGGTCACACCCAGGATCTGCGCCAGTTCGCCCGCATCCGGACCGACGACGTGAACACCAAGCACCTTGTCGGTGTCCGCGTCCACGATCATCTTCATGAGCATCTTTTCGTCCCGGCCGGACAAGGTGTGCTTCATGGGCCGGAAACTCGCCTTGTAGATGTCGAGGTTCGACGTGCGCTCCAGCGCCTCCTCCTGTGTCAGGCCGACGGTTCCCATTTCCGGCTGCGAGAAAACCGCGGTCGCAATCAGGCTGTGATCCACCTGCCAGGGCTTGTCGCCGAAGACGGTATCGGCGAATGCATGGCCTTCGCGGATCGCCACGGGCGTCAGGTTGGCCCGGTTGGTGACATCACCGACAGCGTAGATGGACTCGACATTGGTGCGCAGATCCGGGCCGACCTTGATCGCCCCGATGCCGTCGGTTTCGACCCCGGCCTTTTCAAGCCCGAGATCGTTGGAGTGTGGATTGCGGCCGATCGCAAACATGATCTGGCCGGCCGCAAGCGTCTCGCCGCCTTTGGTGCGGCCCACCAGGGAACCGTCCTCCTGCTTTTCGATCTTCTCGAAAGCGTCGTTCAGAACGACCCGGATGCCCTTCTTCTCCATCTCCTCGCGGACCGTGGTCCTCAAGTCCGTGTCGAAGCCGCGCAGGATCTCCCCGCCGCGGTAAATCAGTGTCGTGTCGACGCCGAGGCCATTGAAGATGCCGGCGAATTCGACCGCAATGTAACCACCGCCGGCGACGACGATCTTCTCGGGAAGATGATCGAGGTGAAACGCTTCGTTGGACGTGATGACATGCTCGTTGCCCGGCAGGTCTCTGTCCACGTTGGGTGATGCTCCGACCGCGATCAGGATATATTTCGCGGTGAAGGACTGACCGGTCGAGAGCAAGCGGACGGTGTGGGCGTCCTCAAGGACGGCACGGCTGTCGTGCAGTTCGACATTCGAGCGTTCCAGATTGCGCCGGTAAAGGCCTTCCAGCCGGGTGATTTCCTGGTCCTTCGCGGCAACAAGCTTTTCCCAGGAGAAAGTGCGTTCGCCCACGGTCCAGCCGAAGCCCTCGGCATCTTCAAATTCCTCGGAAAACTTGGACGCATAAACGAAGAGCTTTTTGGGAACGCAGCCGCGGATGACACAGGTGCCACCATAGCGGTATTCCTCGGCGATCCCGACCCGGGCGCCATGCGTTGCGGCAATCCTTGCGGCGCGGACACCGCCCGAGCCACCGCCAATAACAAAAAGATCGTAATCGTAGTCGGTCATCTACGCCTCATGATATGTCGTCCGCAATGCATCCCGGCTCACAAATAACCTTAACGGGACGCCGTATTATTCCCAGAACAATCAACTTTTCCGCCTTCACGCAATTGCATGAAGGCGGAGAAGCCGACCGGCGGGCAGGATGCCGGGCCTGCTCCCAAGTAGGCAGTTGCAGGCGCGATGCAAGACCGGACGGGAGGCGTGCCTGGCAGCAAGTCTCCGCTTCCGCCGGCCCCGCAAACGAATTGGGCCGCTTTCGCGGCCCGCTTCAATTTTCCGTGCAGTCGATGTGGTCCCGCAAGCGCAGATCCGCATCCGGGAAGCCGTTGCATCACTGGGCTTCGTTCTGCTTCTTAAGCTCTTCCTGAACCATGGTCACCATTTCCGTTGAGATCTTGTCCTGCCACTCACGGGCGGCGCCAACGGAAAACTGGGTGACGACCGGGATGGTCTGGGTCAGCTTCTGGCCGAGCTCGGTGCTATAGAATGCAGCCAGTTCGTTGAGTTCGGCTTCCGTAAAGTGTTCGGCCCAGACCCGGTAGACGCGCTCGTTCAGTTCCGCCCGCTTGGGAGCCAGTTCCAGGGCAACCTTCTGCGTGACTTCAATGATTTCTTCGGCGCGGGTCGGGTCCGACTGGACAAACGCCGTGCGGGTCTGCTCCGCAAGCACCGGCAGAATGTCGTCGAACGGCTCCAGAATCTTCGTGGCTGAGGCAACTTTCTTGGCGGCGGCCAGGTGGCTCTCCGAGATTTCCTGAGCCGTTGCATTGCTCGAAATGAAACCGGCGAGCACCATCGCTGCGCCCAATACAGCTGCCCGCGGGAATGTTTTGATAAGCTTCATTTTTCTACTCCTAGGCGGCATTCATCCATAGCCTGGAAAGCCAGTTCCAAACTGTTAAACGGGCCACAGGGTCTTTACCCCATCTGCGCCAGCCACGTAAGCTTTTGTTGCAAGGTTAATGAAAAGGCCGTGCTCGACAACGCCCGGAATTGCGGCCAGGCGATCAGCCAGCGTCTTCACGTCTTTGATCTGCTGAAGGTGTGCATCGAAAATGTAGTGCCCGCCGTCTGTCTCGTAGGGATCGGTCTTCCCGCCCCGCAATTCCAGTTCCTCAGGCAGGTTCAAATCAGCCAGCACCTTCAAGATCGCATGCCTGGTTGCCTCCAGGCCGAAGGGAACAACTTCGATCGGCAGCGGAAAACGCCCGAGCGTCTCGACCGCCTTGCTGCTGTCGGCAATGACTATCATCTGCGTGGAAGCGGCAGCAACGATTTTTCCCTCAGCAGGGCCCCGCCACCGCCCTTGATCAGGGCCAGATTCGGGTCCAGTTCATCCGCTCCATCCACCGTCAGATCCAGCTGCGGCATTTCGTCCAGGCTTGTCAGGCGGATGCCGAGGCTGGAGGCCAGCTTCGCGGTCCGCTCCGAGGTTGGCACGCCGATCACGTCCAGACCGTCCGCGACCCGCCGGGCAAGGGCATGAACAAACAGCTCGGCCGTCGACCCGGTTCCGATGCCAAGCCGCATTCCGGAAGAGACATCCTCCACGGCGCGTTCAGCGGCTTGTTTCTTAAACTGGTCGCTCATTCAAACTTTCCTTGGCAACCTTCCCTCAGCGCCGGCTTGCGGCACCGCTCCCATGCTCCAGGACGCGACCGGAAGCCGGTCCGCCCGAACCATGGCTGGTCCTCTCGTTCTGAGCCGCCGGGTGCTTAACACGGTGTGCGTCCGCCGGTCCAGTGACATTCCCTATTTGGCGGGGAAAACCGGCGGCTCCCGGTCTTCCAACCAATATTAACCATCATTTTAGACAAACCTCAGATAGTGCTTGAAATAGTCTAGGGCCTGGAAAGCACAAAATCCGATGAACATTCTTCGATTTAAGTCGCGGCGGAAAGTCCAAGACGACCTCTCGCACGTCGCCCTGTCTGCCGCAGAGGAAGCTGCCGCGGCGGAGCCTGGCGTTGTGCAGGACGACGTTTCGTCGGACCGCATGAGCTTTGTCCTCGACAGCCTGGAGGACGATCTGCAGGTTGCGGCAAAGGCCATCAATGCCGCGGCGGAGAAGGTTCAGGACCAGCTCGACAGCCAGATGGACAAGCTTCAGACCATCCGCAACGACAGCCAGTCCCTCGCGGACCAGTCCTCTATTGCGGAGGAAAACGCCTCCGGGCTCGCCGCCTCCATCGAGGAGCTCTCCTCCTCCAGCCGCGAAATCGGCTCGCAGGTCGGGGTGTCCAATCAGCTGGCCAATGAAGCCCGCGACGTCGCCGATCGGGTCAACCAGGGCGTGATGGATCTCAAGACCGCCATTGACGACATCGCCAATGTGGTCAGCATGATTTCGGACATCGCTAAGCAAACCAACCTTCTGGCGCTCAATGCGACCATCGAGGCAGCCCGGGCCGGGGAAGCCGGCAGGGGCTTTTCCGTTGTCGCCAGCGAAGTGAAGGCGCTGTCCGTGGAGACCCAGTCTGCAACGGAAAAGATCGTCGAGAACATCGAACGCCTCCACCAGTCGGCCGAACACAGCCTTGGCTCGGTCAACCAGATCATCGACGTCATCGGACGGATCCGGCCAAGCTTTGCCGCCGTGGAAGACGCCGTGCAGACCCAGGTCGAGACCACCAACCTCATCGGCGAACAGGCCCTCCAGACGGCCACCTTCGTACAGGAAGTGGTCCGACGGGCCAATACGATCACCCAGTCGGCCGCCGAGGCGGAAGACGGCGGGACACGGGCCCGGGAGATGGGCACGGAGATGAGCAAGAACGCGCAGTCGTTGCGGGCGCGGTTCACGATGATGATCCGCCAGACGGAAATCGGCGATAGACGGCAGCACGACCGCCTGCCCGTCAAGCTGGGCGGCACCCTCACCAGCGGGTCCAGGGTGTCGAAGATCGAAACGCTCGACATTTCCGAAGGCGGCGTCCTGTTCAAGATGGACGGTGACGGCATCCTGCGCCCCGGAGACAAGGCGGGTCTCGACATCAGCGGCATCGGCCGGACCGACGTCAGGATCCTCGCCGTCTCCGATAACGGTTATCACTGCTGTTTCGCCGATCCGGACGAGCGCTTCCGGGAAGCCCTTGACAGCAAGATCGCGGCCATTCATGCGATCCACGCGCGCGAAGTTGAACTGGCCCAGGCGGCAGCCGCCCGCGTCGCCGCGACCATGGAAAAGCTGCTTGAAACCCGCCAACTGACCCCGGACGATCTGTTCGACACCAACTATACGCCGATTGCGGGAACCAATCCGCAGCAGGTCGCCACCCGCGCCCTCTCCCACCTGGAAAAGGTGTTGCCCGAGATTCAGGAAGAGCTTCTGGGCAACGGCGAGGGCATGGTGTTCTGCGTCGCCGTGGACCGGAACGGCTATCTGCCCGTCCACAACATGATCTATTCTAAACCGCAGAAGCCCGACGATCCGGCCTGGAACACCGCCAATTGCCGGAACAAGAGGATCTTCGACGACAGGGCCGGCCTGAGTGCGGGAAGAAACACGCGTCCGTTCCTGATCCAGTCCTATGCCCGCGACATGGGAGGCCGTAACATCATCTGGATGAAGGAAATCGATGCGCCGATCATCGTTCATGGCCGCCACTGGGGCGGCTTCAGAACCGCCTACAAGCTGTAACGGCGTTTCCAAACCGGCAAAACGCCTTGCGGTATGCGCCCTGTCGGGATAGCAAGCCGGTACGGAACGTCATTCGTACATCTTTGCCGGGGGGGTTCATGTCTGTACTGGTTTTCGATCTGGACGGCACGCTGGTGTCGTCCATGGAAGATCTGGTTGCCACGCTTAACGCGGTGATGACGGCGGCCGGACATGCGGAAATCCCGAAGGAAGACGTGGCGAACATGGTCGGCATGGGGGCCAGGGTGCTCCTTCAGCGCGGGCTCGACTTCAACAAGGTCAGTTGGACGGAACATGACATCGAGCCGCTCTACCGGGATTTCCTGGAGCACTATTCCGCCAACATCGCCGTACATACGCGTCCCTTCGAGGGCGTCGTCGCGGCACTGGAAGCCTTCCGCAACGACGGCTGGAAACTGGCTGTCTGCACCAACAAGGCCGAAAAGCTGACCCTGACCCTGCTTGACGCACTGGATCTCGCCCGGCATTTCGATGCCGTCGTCGGCGGCGATACCTTTCCCTCCTCCAAGCCCCAGGCGGAACCGCTCCTCGGCGCCATCCGGCGCGCCGGCGGCGAGGTTGAAGGATCCATCATGGTCGGCGACAGCGAAACGGACATCAAGGCTGCGCGCAATGCCGGCATCCCGGTGATCGCGGTCGACTTCGGCTATACGCCCGTTCCCGTTCACGAACTTGACCCGGACGTGGTGATCTCGCATTTCGACGAACTGCCGGCGGCCGTCGCCGGCCTGGCCAAGGCACAACGGTCCGCCATGGCATGAGGCACCGGACGCTTTCCGGGTTGAGGGAAACGTTCGCCGCCAACCGGTCGCACAGCACTTCTTCTCCCCCTTTGCGGGGAGAAGGGAGACGCGCGACAGGTTTTTCAAGCCGCATGCGTCAGAATGTGCTGATCGCCTCGCCGAGCGTTGCCCGGATCTCTTCGCGGCGGTCTTCCAGCACCGCTATCTGCTTGTCGATGGCTTCTATGCGGGTTTCCGATTCGGCCAGTTTGCGGGCCGCGCGCTTGTAAAGATCCGCGCCCGGCTCGACGGCGGAAAGATTGGCGCGGTGGCGTTGCTGATCGGCACTTTCCTCTTCCTTGCGGAAGCGCTGTTCGCGGATCTGCCGCTCGATGCCGGTGATTTCCGATTGCAGTTGCGCGAGTTCGCG is a window of Roseibium salinum DNA encoding:
- a CDS encoding VIT1/CCC1 transporter family protein, with product MARAVLAGDLVHQCNRIPKPVPRLEHSHNPDDIASRLATPPGASYLKDWIYGGIDGAVTTFAIVAGSTGADLSAKVILILGIANLLADGFSMAAANYSGSKSENEAYARLRAIEENHIALAPEGEREEVRQIFRNKGFRGEDLETVVQLLTSKKETWIETMMQAEYGMSDGGRKPLKAALHTFAAFVACGSVPLLPFVLAFQASATTASALTAVAFFAIGSFRSRWSQRHWLSCGIETTAIGMLAAGIAYLAGHGLQSLLG
- a CDS encoding gamma-glutamylcyclotransferase family protein, which translates into the protein MTITYFGYGSLVNSDTIPAAMEVTPGRLRGWVREWRVCGEGEDGQGRCALTVREDAETEILGVMAREPRAGLKALELREQRYHRVEAIGSCFRCDARKSPGPEDMFLFRAAPEHQRWGTDAYPILQSYLDCVLAGFFRFWGEEGIDHFIATTDGWHVPILNDRANPHYPRKIILDPPLQDLIDRKLKTLGVSYLETRELTQ
- a CDS encoding aminotransferase class V-fold PLP-dependent enzyme, whose translation is MIVSSLSQQDVEHLREETPGVGQVIHFNNAGTGLAPSPVLDAVKRHLDLEARIGGYEAADAAGAELDAFYTGLAALIGSKPHEIAYVENATRAWDMAFYGIDFKEGDRIVTGRAEYVSNYVAFLQMKRRKGIEIDIVEDDESGQIDLKGVKAAITAKTRLIALTHVPTFSGLINPAEEVGEIARSAKLLYLLDACQSAGQIPLNIGDIGCHMLSGTGRKYLRGPRGTGFLYVSDDVLDQLDPPFVDLQAANWIDETSYELVPHARRFETWERYVAGQIGLGVAVGYAIGFGMERIGDRICSLGAHLRSELSGLAGISLHDKGKRKGGIVTFTLDGETPEKTKARLSASGINVSVSGAGSARIDLPHRGLDAVVRASLHAFNTEAEIEEFVKAIGSFR
- a CDS encoding diguanylate cyclase domain-containing protein, with the translated sequence MIRKKVDKQGVQGPDLFQPSGGRSIKVWIYGFAALLIVLSTASLAFIAHYAWREADRRALESEQLRMSNALHDYHRQIARDQIALAQWDETFKALQPPIDRHFVEFELARDLWEDFDLARTFIVDGNGSLIAQAFEDEIRFDAQQLAPGNEIRRLAEETLAAFKRRQTRSSSVFSEWHMPQSALLDIGASAFAVVDGTPALLSAMPVLPDEGTVELHADYPAILVNAVYLDEDWIAELNEQLSFRELGFYPGPPERRHPTNYLIRADDGKIFGYLRWDHAKPGREIWVTALPLIILLVSLIAVVAFALASKISRLSASLEESERKNHHFARHDALTGLPNRHHFSDCLAYSLDCLPEQEFAILACDLDRFKPVNDTHGHEAGDTVICSVAQRLRLLVGKHGIVSRIGGDEFIILLTGQTGRDHLASLAEQIGETVAGPIEIGSGQVVEIGVSIGIAIAPDCGSTEKELIRMADLALYKAKDNGRNGFEFAGPQLLQAATPNREHKLHESEPEQPRLESTL
- a CDS encoding diguanylate cyclase domain-containing protein, producing the protein MTEFTRRYLDQSEKRPRQHISRLAFLLAGMLIALTAASLTFVGFVASRASTEQAIANEQRLFSNTLTDRVRALVREQLIVTYSDESVKNLVRDFDADYARKTFDTLWTNYRYSKVMLISGSGNILAESFENYTHIVKRPISETPGLEAVFQDLKKTYEKNRVRVPGGFGHRSLRGLDPGEYASMGFVRIDGRPALFGAMPVIPDEYQTTLPDGPPTVLLTAQYIDGPLLNQLNAQLKFASFTFVPDDVPAETGSLHPVTNQNGEPLGAFKWDSRSVERSIWPTIIPVIVVLSIALALLAIGIAWRIGQLTSSLQASEQQNRYLALHDTLTGLANRLQFNQVLEKSVKALPEKPFAVLHCDLDQFKAVNDTFGHAAGDLVIRTMGARLTKIIGDHGLVCRVGGDEFMAIYYGPRSGLRDLSKALVENGRIPIEIEDEGTAHVGLSVGICIAPDDGTTADVLVARSDAALYQSKNQGRDRCSFFSDFFDPDTDPGQSPYSLQDPPEQLPARSDA
- the gor gene encoding glutathione-disulfide reductase, encoding MTDYDYDLFVIGGGSGGVRAARIAATHGARVGIAEEYRYGGTCVIRGCVPKKLFVYASKFSEEFEDAEGFGWTVGERTFSWEKLVAAKDQEITRLEGLYRRNLERSNVELHDSRAVLEDAHTVRLLSTGQSFTAKYILIAVGASPNVDRDLPGNEHVITSNEAFHLDHLPEKIVVAGGGYIAVEFAGIFNGLGVDTTLIYRGGEILRGFDTDLRTTVREEMEKKGIRVVLNDAFEKIEKQEDGSLVGRTKGGETLAAGQIMFAIGRNPHSNDLGLEKAGVETDGIGAIKVGPDLRTNVESIYAVGDVTNRANLTPVAIREGHAFADTVFGDKPWQVDHSLIATAVFSQPEMGTVGLTQEEALERTSNLDIYKASFRPMKHTLSGRDEKMLMKMIVDADTDKVLGVHVVGPDAGELAQILGVTLQMGATKADFDRTIAVHPTAAEELVTMREPTERLRG
- a CDS encoding DUF2059 domain-containing protein; translation: MKLIKTFPRAAVLGAAMVLAGFISSNATAQEISESHLAAAKKVASATKILEPFDDILPVLAEQTRTAFVQSDPTRAEEIIEVTQKVALELAPKRAELNERVYRVWAEHFTEAELNELAAFYSTELGQKLTQTIPVVTQFSVGAAREWQDKISTEMVTMVQEELKKQNEAQ